A genomic window from bacterium includes:
- a CDS encoding endonuclease III, with the protein HVLIWHGRRCCYARKPDCPRCPVLKLCPYGPKTQPS; encoded by the coding sequence CACGTCCTCATCTGGCACGGGCGCCGCTGCTGCTACGCCCGCAAGCCGGATTGCCCCCGGTGTCCGGTATTGAAGCTCTGTCCCTACGGGCCGAAGACGCAACCTTCCTAG